Proteins encoded together in one Triticum dicoccoides isolate Atlit2015 ecotype Zavitan chromosome 7B, WEW_v2.0, whole genome shotgun sequence window:
- the LOC119339245 gene encoding gibberellin 2-beta-dioxygenase 2-like has product MVASSAAPASSSAAPACPGMAPAGIPTIDMSAPAGRAELSRQMMEAFGERGFFKAVNHGVPPQVSARLDAASAAFFARPAHEKQEAGPPDPLGYGSRSIGSHGDVGELEYLILHTDPEVVARKARAIDRDDPSRFSEAVNEYVQAVRQLACQILDLLGEGLGLRDPASLSRLITTTDSDSLVRINNYPPSAASDGGVKAATSVGFGEHSDPQILSVLRANDVDGLQVLLPDGRGEDAWVQVPADPAAFFINVGDLLQALTNGKLVSIRHRVMASTSKPRLSAIYFAAPALHECISALPETVTAAAPRRYRPFTWAEYKKTMYTLRLSHNRLDLFKVILVSDVGEGAGEEKSRI; this is encoded by the exons ATGGTGGCGTCCTCTGCGGCACCGGCGTCGTCCTCTGCAGCACCGGCGTGCCCGGGCATGGCGCCCGCCGGCATTCCCACGATCGACATGTCGGCGCCGGCGGGGCGGGCGGAGCTGTCCCGCCAGATGATGGAGGCGTTCGGCGAGCGCGGCTTCTTCAAGGCGGTCAACCACGGCGTGCCGCCGCAGGTGTCCGCCCGGCTGGACGCGGCCAGCGCGGCGTTTTTTGCGCGGCCGGCGCATGAAAAGCAGGAGGCTGGACCACCGGATCCCCTGGGCTACGGCAGCCGGAGCATCGGCTCCCACGGCGACGTCGGCGAGCTGGAGTACCTGATCCTCCACACGGACCCCGAGGTGGTGGCGCGCAAGGCCAGGGCCATCGATAGGGACGACCCTTCACGATTCAG TGAGGCGGTAAACGAGTACGTGCAGGCAGTGAGGCAGCTCGCCTGCCAGATCCTTGACCTGCTGGGCGAAGGCCTGGGCCTCCGGGACCCTGCGTCCTTGAGCAGGCTCATTACGACCACGGACAGCGACTCCCTCGTCCGGATCAACAACTACCCACCCTCAGCCGCCAGCGATGGCGGCGTGAAAGCCGCCACCTCGGTCGGGTTCGGCGAGCACTCCGACCCACAGATCCTCAGCGTCCTCCGTGCCAACGACGTCGatggcctgcaggtgctcctgccaGACGGCCGCGGCGAGGACGCCTGGGTGCAAGTTCCGGCTGACCCTGCCGCCTTCTTCATCAACGTTGGTGACCTTCTTCAG GCTTTGACAAATGGGAAGCTGGTGAGCATCCGGCATAGGGTGATGGCCAGCACCAGCAAGCCAAGGCTGTCAGCTATCTACTTCGCCGCGCCGGCGTTGCACGAGTGTATCTCGGCGCTCCCAGAGACTGTgaccgccgccgcgccgcgccggtatCGACCATTCACCTGGGCGGAATACAAAAAGACGATGTACACGCTCCGTCTGAGCCACAACCGGCTCGACCTCTTCAAAGTCATCTTGGTCAGTGATGTCGGTGAAGGAGCTGGTGAAGAGAAGTCTCGGATATAG